CTCGTAATCACATTATCATACTTCATCCAGAATACTCGATTGCTTTAGGGACACGGAAACAGAGAGTGTTCCATGCATGATATTGCAGCTGTCCCGGTCATAAATGTTCCTTTCTCTTGTGTTGTGCAGAGCACTGCGGCTGCACCAGCGCCTGGCATCAGTGACTGGTTTACTCAAGTGGGCAACTTCTTCGAGAACATCTTCAACATCCAGAAGAACTTAACCCAGCATGCTGCGGAGAACGCCGGGAAGATCTGGCAGGACATAGTGGAAAGTGCTGAGCAAGACGCGAAGGAAGTCGGTTCTTGGATACAGAACGCCTACAACGAAACAACTGCCGCCTGGAACAGCATTCAGGTGAGGCTTCTAGAGTTATTGATTTCAGCCGCTACTAGAGTCTCCACATGCTATTTTGTAaattttcccttctttgtttgCAGGAGAAACTTCAGGCATCCGCACAGAAGGCCATAGTTTCCGCACAGGTGAGGACTCGTTACTTTTTTTAAGGGGAAAAAGTCTACATATTTAACTTTGCATTTCAACTGAAAGAACGTGGGTTTGCacattaaatttttataaaatgtatatCTGTAAAAACAATCTAGGATCGCACGTAGGTTTTTAAAATTTAGAATTTACTGACTAGGTGAACGGTTTCGGTCGTGGTACGATCACGTCAGGCCATTAAAACTCCATAGTAATGGCTGGAGAGATTGGCTCCATCAGTGTTTATCGTCGGTACTTAGTAGGCTGCTTCTCGCTGTTCTCTCCAGCCGTCATCATTGAGCTTTAATTGTCTGATGATGACCGTACCACGATCTAAGCCTGTCACCTAATTAATAAGTTTTAACTTTTAACAACTTTCATACGATCCTACAttgttcttcttaactttaatcctGATTTTTGAATCGCTGTTTCCCAGGAACAATGTTCTAAAGGATGcgcaaatcttttattcatttgtgGCTGTTTGACGAGTTTCAGAGCGTTATGGAGTGCAGGTTTTGTTCATGTTCTGCTGGCGCTCCAGCACTCTAACGACCGGGCTGTCGATGGAGAAGAAAGAAAGTTTGGTGAAGGAGAGGGGGTGCTCGCTTATTATACGAGAAGCTGACAAATGTGCAAACATTCAAAAACAGTTTGAAACTGAAATATGAACTCCTTATTAACAGACATTTCGTTAGGGGCAGTCCGTAACTTGCAAGTTAAGAATAATTTTGTTAGTAATACACCGTCTTGCACTTTTGAAGTGGCAGTGCAGATGTGGGAGTTTTTCACGGATACAGAAGATGAAATGAAGTGACAGTGACTTGTGAAACTCACGCAATTTTGAGAAAAAATGACAAAAAGTCTGCGATTAAGAAGAGTGTCAAAATTTGAAGACtcaatggttcctttcaaatgtgGATGTCGAAGCTACATTCATCCACAAGAACTTTGAATATCAGTTTCAAGGGAGCTGTAGGGCATGAAGCAAATTTCAGAATTAACTGGAATGTTAGCAACAAATTTGCATATTAACAcgcattttttcatttttgacaacCCCACAACATCGGCAGGCGCGTAAGCAAAGAGTTAATTTTCTGCCACGCATCATTGCCTATTCAACTGGGCATGGTACAGAAGATTCCAAACATTGTGCTGTGTGTTGAACAAAACTGTTCCACAGTGGGAATATGTGCGAGGGTCCTTAAACGATTTTCAGTGCCGGCATTTGCTTCACAACAATTTTCCGAAGACAGTGTTGAGTACAATAATTTTGAAACTGTTTTAATTCGTTAGTGGGACAATGGTATGCCCTTCACTATATTAGACTCTTTGGCTTATAAAAGTATACCTAGCCACTCAATCATGTAATTACGATTTTAATGGTATCGGCACTAGgtgttttttcttcttctcagtTTTAATATACTCTTTCCACACGGTTGACAATGATATCAACTTTCTTGGCCTTGTAATTGTCATCGTATTTATCTTCTTTAGTACTCTTCGCATTAACTAAGCTATATACTTTTGAATAGTATGACACGAAATGACAAtgtttatggcattcatttactgcGGGCATAATTAAAAACTAAATACTCGAACTAGCGTTAGTTTATAAGCAAACATATCGCCTTTTCTAGTGTCCAGGGATAACGCCATTTCATAAAAAGTAATGCGAATGCATGTAGTTAAAACCTAAatgatataaaaacatttcatagatcATTTTTACTCTGCGAGAAATTACATGAGATGGACAAAGTAATCTTGGTAAAgtaatttttcgcaaaaaattgtTATGAACTGGTTTGTATGGAATTTTAAGATTATAAGGAGGAGGCGCTAGTACATTTGCTTAAAATCTATTGCGATCTCATTGGGACACAAAcacaaaggaggggggggggggggggagctgtatcCTAGATGCACAGTGCCTCGTTAATATTATATTGTGATTTCCAGCAAGCGATTGTCTCAAGCGGACAGCAAATCTCGCAAGAGGCGGCCGAGTGGGTGCAGGAAGCCTCCACTAATCTGCAGAATGCGGTGAACGCAATCTCGACCAAGACCCACGAGAACTTTGAGCAGGCTATGGAGTTCGTGGAGCGCGGAGAGGCGGCGCTGGAACAACTCCAGAAGGCACAGACCGACGCCACCAGCCAAgtcatccagggcatcacgaattCCATCCAGCAGGTGAGTACTCTATATCGAACGACACTGTTAAAACTTTTCGAATtatgtatgtgtggtgtctgtcctttcgaacaagtcctaaagaacagacaccgtttTGATCCTACAGCCGCTATGAATCAACACGCAAAGGAATTAAATATATTAGCTGCCAGTGAGAGCTGATTTTCATCAACTGTGaaatttcggacatatccgaacgAGCAGGTGCCACATATATAGAATTAAGGTGAGGACGGCCAGTGATCACTTCAGCGCAGACACACATCATGCTCGAACTCTTCGGGCATCggcgaaatgccacgagtaatgaggataatgggcatggGGCGCTACATCAGCAGCGTATGGAGAAGCTGAGAACTTGGGTTTGACGAGAGGCATGCCAGCGTATTCTGTGTAGGAACCAGTGTGTCCGGATGACgttgtggtcagcgcatctgccaagTAAACAGGAGATCCGGTCTCTAATCCTAGTCCACCACAGATTTTCAACATTCGCAATTGACAGAAacacaagcgccaaagaaaccaatATACGCATGTGTATTCAGatacaggcagaattcggcgctgcggtgggcaacgcctatctggcacagtttttagatcagttactgctgctccagtggcaggttgtcaagatttgagtttgaacgtagtgttatggccggccgctgtgaccaagctgtTCTagcctcttcagtctggaaccgcgcgatcgctacggtcgcaggttcgaatcttgcctcgggcatggatgtgtatgatgtctataggttagttaggtttaggcagttctacgttataggggactgatgacctcggatgttaagtcccatagtgctcagagccatttgaaccatttgaacgtggtattatagtaggcgcatgagcaatgggacacaacatctccgaagaAGCGACGATGTGGCGATTTTCCCGgtcgaccatttcactagtgtatcttgaatatcaggaatccggtgaaatatcaaacctccgacatagctgcagcagggaaaatatcctgtaagaacgggacgaaAGACGACTGaaaacaatcgttcaacgtgatggaagtgcaacccttccgcaaattgctgcagatttcaatgctgggccatcaacaaatgtcagcgtgcgaaccattcaacgaaacatcatcaatatgggctttaggagccgaaggcctcgtcgtatactcttgatgactgcacgacccgtcaacaccgacattggactgttgatgagtggaaacatgttgtcttgtctgtttcaaattgtatcgagcggatggatgtgtactggtatagagacaatctcatgaattcatggacccagtatgtcagcatgggactgctcaagctgttggagactctgtaatggtgtggggcgtgtgcagttggagtgatatggacccctaatacgcctagatacgactctggcaggtgactcgtacgtaagaatcctgtctgatcatctgcatccattcatgtccactgtgcattccgatggacttcggcaattctagcagcacaatgcgactttccacacgtccagaattgctgcagagtggctccagtaacactctcgtcagtttaaacacttccgctgggcaccaaactccacagacatgaacattattagcaTATCTGGTatcccttgcaacttgctgttgataagagatctccaccccctcgtacgccgacggatttatggacagccttgcaggattcatggtgtcaattcgctccagcactactacagacattagtcgagtccatgccacgtcgttgtgcgttctcgcgagggccctacacgatattaggcagttgtaccagtttctttagcacttcaatgtaaatcagtgcccactggcagctaatgtctttaattcccttCTGTCTTGACTTTTCAAAAGTTTTGAGTGTACCTAGTTGTAAAGAAAATACATTGTATCATAAGGTAATTGTAAAAGAGCTGACGGAGAACAGCGCGCATGCTATCGTGTTCTTTGCACATCAGGCTAAGTGTCTGATATATGCACATAGCTTGCTGAGTGATGTGGTATCAAAACTATTCCTTTTCAAACAGGGTTCCAAAGTTATAACCTCCAAATGACAACAAACTCTAATTATTGTAAAGTACTGCAAAATCATCGGTTGGCATTTCAGAGACCTTTCCATGCGTGATTTCGAAATAGCAGTAGTGTACTTTCGGGGACCTACAAGAGAAAAATAAAGCACTAAAACTTTCCGCCTATTAATATATGCTGACCCAGTCTATGTACTCAAGTAACTTTTTTCAGTATAAAAGACGATATAGTCATATGACATACAGCATTACCATTTCCCATCTCGTTTCTAAGGCGTCATTGCTTTGCTTAAAAGAAGGCCGATATGGAAAAAATATTGTTGTAAAAATTTAATGAAACTATGACGAGAAGTTAAAATCTAAATAGAATACAATGTTCTTTCAACTACATTCAAAGCAATTAATATTCTTTTGGACACATTCCTTAACTTTTACTATTAAAATGTATATAAGATTTAATAAAGAAGCTACCAAATCCCAACCTAAGTGGATGTAATTGTTCATAGAAAATGTAGAAGAATGCAACACCATCTCAACTCTAGCGAATACGTTCCTCTACATAGGTCATTTGTTATTTCCACGAATAAACGCGTTAGTTAGCTGAGAAATGTATGTGGAGATTCTGTTTAAAAGACGTCGTATTAACGGACTTTTTCATGCTACTTGATAGATTACTACGCCATATAGCTTGTCCCTACCAACATTCAGCCATATATTCAGTGATGTGCAGAGTCTGTTCTACATAGTGGGCTGGGGTCGAAATACAACTTGAGTAATAAGTGTAATTAGGAATCATGATGTATTCAAATTATGAGTCCCCTACTTTTAAGTTCACGAACTGATACAGTGACTGAAGAGAAATTACACATTCGCAAAACTACAAATCCCAGCATTAATTTATTGAACAATGAAATAACTGCATTATTTTGTCGAATTAAGGATATGTATAGTTTTGTACAGAATATCAGCCAGGTGTGTATCTGTTACACGTAGCGATACTGATAAATTACGGAAGTGATGAGTAAATTATTCTTCTAAAATCCTACGTTTTGTAAGGAGCGAAAGATCTGATAAACGTGTCTAGAAAGCAAGTGACTAAAAAGTATACGTCAATGTGCCACTTAGGTAAACACGCCATAAAGTACACGTCAATGTGCCATTTAGGTAGACACGCCAGTAACATGCTGAACGACTTATGGACCAGTCACAGTACATTCACCTCAAACACTCATATGgatgtaattttttttcatattattgtgcttaagcGGACCGTCGAACGATTGTTACCTGCATCAGTGGTTGCAAGCGCTCTTGAGTCCACTGCAGGTCGGCAGTGCAAATGTGTCCTGTAACTGCTCTAGAATGCTTTCCCACAGTTCATTTCCTCTTATCGAATATTCCTTTGAAGTGATATCCACAAGATTTCACTTCAGCTTTCACTTTTGAACACCTTACTGATTACCCGTTTTACTGTTTTACAGAGTCTGAAAAACGTCCAGTCTCTGCTCAACAAGGCTTCAGCGGAGGTCAACAAGAACAGCAACTAGGCCAGCATCCAGTCGACGACTGATAAGCTAAAGCTCCCAACAATAACATTGGAGTTTCTATTAAGAGTGCTATAAATTTTCTTATCTTGGCGGTAAAATAAAAGTTGAATTCAAATAGTATACAGAACTTCTTTCATTTACAAATATGATTATTATCTCCCTTCTTAACTGATATTTTGGTGTCTATGTCAGATGATGAATTAACAGAAATGTTGAGTATAAGACATGAAGATGAATTGTAAGTAGTATATCAAGGTACTTAGCTAGCCAAACAAGGTTCAAAAAATGAACCGCTGCAATGTTAAGCACCATGTCTCaagttttaatattattatttttgcgATTTGATGCAACAATGTTGTTGTTTCTCGCATCCTGACTTCCAAAGTCTCTTATATTTACAATCTCCCGACTGGAAATTCTTCTCTGACAATAGCACTTCTGACTCCCTCTTCCAATGAAGTTTTCGTGCATTCCATTGTCTTCTTAGACCATCTATCCTTACCAAACAGCTGACTTGCTCATACCATCTCAACTGTTTTGCTTAGATTATATTCATTATTGTGATGTGCAGGTTTATTCTCTTACGTATGTCTTCGTTTTTAATGTCGTTCCTAGTGTGAGAATCTACAGCAACATCTCCAAAGTCCTATCTCCATTGACAATAAGTTCCTCTTAATTCTTTGTTATTTCCATATTTATGCTCCAGACGTTGCTATACTTTCTGCAATTGTTTTAAATTATCTAATCTTAGTTTCTGATCTAATCTGCATTCTCAGTAAAACTTCATTTAATTGCCTGGTTGCTTATCTACCTTGGACAGTAAGGTTCTTAATTTCGCTTTTATTGGATCCATCTTATTTAATAATGACCCCCCAAGTATTTATAAGAGTCCAGATACCTTAATATCCCAAAATCTATTGTTAGCTCTTTACCCACTCCACCACTATCCAAATACTCTTTATTCTCAATATTAGTGGTTAAATCCCATTTCTGATATTCTCTGTGTAACTTTCTAACCATTTAGTTCGTTCCATCCTCATCCTATTTAAAAATGACTTGGTTTTCAGCAAAATGCAAACTGAATAGCTGTTCACTTATAGAAATACCCGATTTACAACAGGAACATTTCCATAAACTTAAGGAGAACTCTAGTATATTTTAAATAATATAGGTGCTAAAGCGCTGTCTTGTCATAGTCCTTTGAGAACGAGAATTCCTCCAGATATTTTTGCACTGACTTTAATTCTACAACTTGTACCACTATATAACGCTCTAACAGCTTCAAAATATAAACGATACACTCCATTCTCTAACGCTGTAGTCTACAATGAACACCAGGGAAATGCTATCGTAGGCTTTCCTAAGAAGAATGAAATATATTTGTGTCTCTAAATTCCTGTCCTGTTCTTCTCCACAGACTAGTTtatgctaaaaatattgtctgtgcggGATCTTCTGGCACGGAACCCAGTCTGTTCTAGGTCCACAATCTATGATTAGATTCTCGTCTTTATCATTTTTCCCTATAATCCATAATTTCCATACAATATAGACTGTATTTGTTTCACTCAGTCACCGCTTTTACTTATGTTGGATATCTATGATATTTTTCATTCATCTAGTAATCGTTCCAACTTTAGGACCAGAAGTTTTGAACAGTTCAATGGACGTTTATTTGGACTTGAAGCTCGTCTATTTTTCGTAGACATAAGAAGTTTTTTGATTTCTACAGAGATAATTATTTCGGGTTCTTCATTAAATGCATCCCAGATGTATAACTCACCACATTTTCTTACAAAGAATCCAGGATGTTTTTCAGTAAACAGATTCCCATAATGCTCTCTCTATTTTTCTGAAGTTAAGGGAATTGACATCCTTGCTGTTTTGTTATATCACAGACCTTTCAGAGTTCTCCATGCTTTATTGCTTGGTGGATGTGTCTGCATCTATTATCTCACAATTCATTCTTTCATTTCTGACTGCTTTCTTCACCTACATTTTACATAGTCATCCGCATTTTCTTTGTTCTTTCAGATTAACCGTGACTGTACCAATAAACAATTCTTTTAACATTCGATGAATGCTCCATTTTTGACAAATCCAAATTTTTATAGTTGTAAATCAGACTTGTTGCCATGCATTAACTGTTGAAACTAGCTGTTGTTAAAGGATGTTGAACGCTACGAGTTTTTCAAAACTGGATGTTTGCTCTCACTCATTTAAAGAAAAGCCGATAAACGCAAACTGTGCTTTGCTTCTGAGAGACTTGAAGGGAGAGTAACAATTTAGGATGTAAATAACAATATAGGACGTTACTGTCGATAATATGAGAAAGTTGTTTGGAAAAAAGGATGATCATTAACTGTAGGAAAGCACTTGCTACTAACAGCTATAGTAGAAATAAATTAGTAGTTCACACAACGACATTAAGTTCGACCTAGCTTTGTCAGACATAAGTTTTCCGTAAAAGAGTAGGCTGTTAAACTACAAAACTGGGGTTAATGCAAGCGACTCAGAAAAGGGGATAGATGGGACTGAGTGATCTGGTTGTAGAAAGTATCATGCATGAAGTCCATCAAGAATTCATCGTCTCGTGAATAGTTTAAAGAAAACGAACCAGGATAAAACATTACAAATACATGCTAATCACGTCACCAAAATGGAGGAACATTAAGAAAAGAGGAAAAAGGAAGAATACGGTTTCATTAAAGTACAGCAGAAGGAAGAAAGATGACTAGACAGTACCTGTACGTGCTGCGACATCAGGAATGTCCAAAGAGAGACTCTGAAATTTGGACAATAAGTTTCATGTAACAGGGAAGTTACCGACTGAAAACCAAGGGCGAGACCGCAGCACTACCGAGAGTAAGAAAGTTTCACAAGCTATAACGAATCATACCAAAACATGTACATGTATAGAAAGCCACTATTCCATGAAAAAGTCCAAAAGGGGATATTTACCACCCGAGCTGAATAGAGTCAAAGTGTGGAAACATTTCGGTAAACAAAGGGAATTGTCAGGCCTTTTTACCTGTTCTTTATCGTAGTACAGACATATTTTCTATCACTGCTTTAATTAGTCATTTAAAATACCCCATACAGATACATGCACCACATGCAAAATTGGTCTACTGAAAATAAGAAAGGAACAAAACCTGGAGGGGAAGAATCAATTAACAAACCACATGAAAATTATTCTGGAAACAAACCACATGTTATACAAACTTCGACCAAAACCGTTTTATGCAAATATGAAGGATAAAAATCCAAATGTTGTTAAAGTATATTTCGATGTGCAACAGAATCAGCCAATACGTAAGCGCTCCATAGGTGACGACAGGTTTGGCTATACAATTTGTGCATTATGATTAATTCCCAAGCACAGACAAGGAAAAGGACTGTTTTTTGTACTTGGGTTGTAATACAAGGACTGAAAGAGTGCAACCATGTAGCCTTTACTCTATTGGATTTTCTCATAAACTATGAGGTGTCCCAGGCAGAGAATGGTCCAAATGAAGTTCATTTATTTTCTGACTTCTGTACcagtcaaaataaaaatacagcagtGGTGTTTACAATAAAGGCCTTTATGGAAGAgagcagaaaatttaaaaactggtACATTATTCCCCTATTCGCTGTCGCAGCTATATATCTCCTGACAGAGTGCTTAGTAGGATGGAAAAGTCTACCGAAAAAAGGAAGATATTCTTGCACAGACCCAATATTATAAAATGCTGGAACAACATGTCATAATCAAGATATCAAATAAAGTTTGGGAAGCAAAAGATCTAAAGTCTAGTGCACTAAAAGACATACGACACCTTTCAAAATAACTTCTCAGCGCGTGTTGTTGTCATTATCGGAAACTTATAAAGGAAGAAACATAGCGGCTGAAACTGCAGCCAGGAAGTGAGGAAAGTAACTACCTTGGAAAAGAAGAACATAGTCACCAACGAAAAGAAGAAGGATGTCTTGGAACTTATGCCAGTATTTTGTATCGTATTTCAgtagtgtttgttgctgttttgcACTTCTGCTCATTAAACACTTATGGAAAGGTATCATACTAATGTGTTACGCTGTAGTACATTGTTGTAGATCTATGCAAAATGAAGAATTAAGTAGCTTTCtttgtaataaaagataaaaaagaatCAGAATAAAATCGCTTTGAATGCGTGTATTCAGAACAATTTTAACTTCCACCTTTGCATTTATcagctttggaaaaaaaaaccTGTAAGCTCTGTCCATCTTCTTTGATGTAAAAGATAAAGATTTTAGAAAAATCAAACACATTATAGGAATAGAGCCTAGAAAAAAGTGTAAATGTTAAATTAGCTCTTTTACACTATTAGTATTTCGGTATAATACTTAAAAATTGaatttccaaaatttgaaaaaaagctCTTCTAATTGTCAATGTTCTCATTCCACCATTcacttctcttttcaaattttgagTTGATTTGTAACACTCGTAAATCTTCCTTGGCTCCTTTGCTAAGACACCCAACAatatcataataattattatttccagAGGAGTATATTACCCATACTCAATTCCAAATTCAGTCTAATTTTGTACAGAAGTACTGTTGATTTTGAGGTTGTACTTCATTTCACAGTCCTCATGTAGATCGCCTTTACTCACAGTATCTTCAAATGTAAACATCAGACACAAAAATGTTTCACCGAAACTTATAATACTCATCCCTGTCGAACTAGCATATTTTAGAAAGGTCCTCATAACTTTTCTTACATTTCTTTGTTTGGCTCTTGAAAATGGAACTGGTTAGCAAAGATATGGGCAGGGAAGCACCAAGTGGTAATATccatgaaagaaatatttttagagtCGCTTTGCTTCTCCTCTCCTATTTTTATGGAAATATGGTACGATGGTAACTCTTATATGAAATCAACTCTTCATTAACAATAATTAAATCACGAGAGTGCAGTGAGCTCAGTTATTATTGTCTTTATCTTACTTTGAAATAAAAGGTTTCagctaaaataaaagaaagaattaagAAAATCTGACCTGTTTTAATGCAAATGGTCTTTAATGAATCTAACAATAATCAGTAAGAACTTACCCAAAACTTAATTAAGTGCATACAACTTGAGACTCTGAAAGTATTAGTTccaactgattaaaaaaaaatagacaaGTTTAATAATAACAGACACGTGAACCAACTCGTGACTGAACTGCCTTCCGTACGAAGGAGTGAATTGCCACCGTGCTGCCTGCACCTTACACGCCTGTTCAATCTTCAATAGGAGCCACATTAATACAGACAAGGAATCAAGCAACAATCGGcttaccattaaaaaaattaaaaaataccagGACGTCAACCACAGCATGAAAT
This genomic stretch from Schistocerca cancellata isolate TAMUIC-IGC-003103 chromosome 2, iqSchCanc2.1, whole genome shotgun sequence harbors:
- the LOC126162020 gene encoding uncharacterized protein LOC126162020, whose product is MASKLLIFLALGLAVQSTAAAPAPGISDWFTQVGNFFENIFNIQKNLTQHAAENAGKIWQDIVESAEQDAKEVGSWIQNAYNETTAAWNSIQEKLQASAQKAIVSAQQAIVSSGQQISQEAAEWVQEASTNLQNAVNAISTKTHENFEQAMEFVERGEAALEQLQKAQTDATSQVIQGITNSIQQSLKNVQSLLNKASAEVNKNSN